TGCCTCTGCGAGGTGGATCGCCTCCCAAGTTTTCTCAGAGAACGCATTTGATCACCGAGAACTACCAAGTTATCTGAATGATAGATAGTTCGGTCACCTGAAGTCTGCTTTCACCCACTTTCTGGTTTTGTGAATCCTGTGCCACATACATTTATCTGCATTCAAGTTTTGTTAAGATCTTTGATCTATAGTTCAATGCTGCATCTGACCAATGTCTTGCAACCTGTGGCTGAaccttgaattttttcatgAGAATTTATTGACTCTCGAGTTTAGATGTCATAGAAATATCCTTTTACGTCTGTCCTGAGCATTACCTGGACATATAAGTGAATGATATACACATGGTAGTTTGTGTTGTCGCATAGACTAACGAGTAGACCAATTTCTTGTTTTCCAACTAGAGTTGTCCTCTATGTCTATTGTATCTGATTTTTATGAGAAGCTGGTTAGAGTTAGTTTTGCACTGTCGCAACTAAATTATTCCTCAGTGTCCGATGCGCACTTTGTCGGTGGATATAGCACTTTTCATCTTGAAATAGTATCGAAGTTCTTGATTCTAATGTTTAGGCGGTTAAAAATATACCACACACAAGAGTTGTCTTACTTCAATTCAGCCAGCAGGAACTTAGTTTGCTGCCTATAGAGCAGACGAATCTAAAGCGTTTCAGGTGATTTTCCTAATCTTTTCACAAGCGATCCTGTAACGCATTAGAATTCTGAAAGAGAGACCATTGGTAACTCATAATGCAACAaaggtaaaacaaacttattaaATGCGGGATTACCGCTTCCGGTACATCCGGTAGAGCCtgcaaatttattttcaagaacTAATCGTGTATCATCAGACTTCATTCCTGGTTCGAATCCTCTGGATCTGGCAAAGGGGTGGAGGGGCGAGAGAAGagcaaagaaaaggaatcaCTTAGGTATGCCCAGAAGCTATTCTTCTTCAGAGCTTTCAGTGAGTCAGCGACTCCACAACCTGTTTGGATTAATGTCAGATAAAGCGCGAACAGTCCTGCCACCGTTGAAATCCCGACCACCCAGTTGCTGAAGTAGTAGTGAACAAGGCGTGCTCTGAGCTTCGCATACCTGCTCATGAAGTAGACATCGATGTCGTCGCACACCACTTTGTGCAGATACGACTCTTCTCCATCCCAGTCCACTTCTTTGCACAGCTTGTTCACCAAATTCGCCGCCTCCTTGTTACTTCCAAGGGAGTGGTGGACTATGCCTTTGTAATGGAGAATCTCCACATCGCCTGCCGAGTTCACGAGCCCGTCGAAGAAGAACACATATGCTGTTGCATCGGGTTTGCATTTCTTGTGGCATTGCTCGAAGGCCACCATGTTGCGGAACAACGTGCCTCTGTGATCGTCTATGTGCAGTGGTGGAATCTTTAGGACCCGTCCCTCAGATCGAATATCTAATGCCCTGTCATTCTGTGGCTTCTCGAGCATCACTCCTGCTTCCGTCAACTCAGTTATAGATTGGATCATGCGCGGTTGCCTTTTCCGGTCCTGATCCTGTATCTCCGGGAGAATGCTGGATCGGAAAAGATCAAGAAAGTGACAGGTCCTATTCATTGAAGCAGTGGCACCGGCCGCATTCATATGCG
This sequence is a window from Rhodamnia argentea isolate NSW1041297 chromosome 3, ASM2092103v1, whole genome shotgun sequence. Protein-coding genes within it:
- the LOC115728040 gene encoding UPF0481 protein At3g47200-like, with the protein product MAGRNIWGLKQLRLQMLCKRGNFEAICRRWSSSTSSQVHENCKASLLKKLNAKIPEESDNVCIYQVPAKLRQVEAEAYDPSILSIGPYHRGDRHLKEMEELKLKFFHRVFRSKQESEVELERVISAMEELEPKARSCYADEVKLSRDEFVDMMVIDGCFILQLLREVGSCRSSSSLVQRWMLPTLRRDLIKLENQLPMIVLRELLDMIDDSSQCECSVLSLQDLALKFFNPLLQRDSHMNAAGATASMNRTCHFLDLFRSSILPEIQDQDRKRQPRMIQSITELTEAGVMLEKPQNDRALDIRSEGRVLKIPPLHIDDHRGTLFRNMVAFEQCHKKCKPDATAYVFFFDGLVNSAGDVEILHYKGIVHHSLGSNKEAANLVNKLCKEVDWDGEESYLHKVVCDDIDVYFMSRYAKLRARLVHYYFSNWVVGISTVAGLFALYLTLIQTGCGVADSLKALKKNSFWAYLSDSFSLLFSRPSTPLPDPEDSNQE